The Streptococcus sp. S5 genome contains a region encoding:
- the tetA(46) gene encoding tetracycline efflux ABC transporter Tet(46) subunit A, giving the protein MIRAIWEYIRERKWRYVKIAMVLILYDYTLLIPTQVIQRLVDHLSQRTLTQSNFVWDMVLLVGSAILNYLTAFYWQLRLFQSSVHFKATLQGQAFRKLVAMRRPFFEKFRSGDLLTRFTTDVDGMADMAGYGMMVLLFGGGLFAFIIPTMFFISWQLTLISFIPMIFLVVSTYFLSRKQEEYVEQNREAVAQLNDEVLESIEGIRVMRAYSRRDQQVKQFQKKTASLSKTGDKIASIQYSFGPLALLFIGFSTVLLLLFGGQSLASGQLSLGKLLALQLYLVFLIEPMWMMADLILVYQTGQMSYKKLKEVIDETDDLEPDGSHYLEQIDLVQFKDYSFSYPGAERKSLSGIDWTIQKGQTVGIVGRTGAGKTTLVRQFLRQYPVGEGEFLVNQQPIVDYNRHSIEEKIGYVSQEHILFSKSIRENIALGKKGASQEDLVEAVAQAAFADDLERMSQGMDTLIGEKGVSVSGGQKQRISLARAFLRDAELLLLDDSLSAVDAKTEQAIIDTIQKERKDKTTIIVSHRLSAVHQADWIIVLDQGQIVEEGRASDLLAQEGWYYEQYQRQQKQEGE; this is encoded by the coding sequence ATGATCAGAGCTATTTGGGAGTATATCAGGGAGCGCAAGTGGCGATATGTGAAGATCGCTATGGTCCTGATTCTTTATGATTACACTTTATTGATCCCGACGCAAGTCATCCAGCGCTTAGTGGATCATTTGAGTCAGCGGACGCTGACGCAATCGAACTTTGTATGGGATATGGTCCTCTTGGTAGGATCGGCCATCCTCAATTACCTAACGGCTTTTTATTGGCAGTTGCGACTCTTTCAGTCGTCAGTCCATTTCAAGGCGACCCTTCAGGGACAAGCTTTTCGTAAGCTAGTAGCCATGCGGCGTCCCTTTTTTGAGAAATTCCGTTCAGGAGATCTCTTGACGCGCTTTACGACAGATGTGGATGGGATGGCCGATATGGCTGGTTACGGGATGATGGTGCTCCTGTTTGGCGGTGGCTTGTTTGCCTTTATTATTCCGACCATGTTTTTCATTTCTTGGCAATTAACCTTGATTTCCTTTATTCCCATGATCTTCCTCGTAGTCTCTACCTATTTTTTGAGTAGAAAGCAGGAGGAGTATGTTGAGCAAAACCGGGAAGCGGTCGCTCAGTTGAATGATGAAGTCTTGGAGTCGATCGAAGGAATTCGGGTCATGCGGGCCTATAGTAGACGGGACCAGCAGGTCAAACAGTTTCAGAAAAAAACGGCCAGTCTATCCAAAACGGGGGATAAAATTGCCTCTATCCAGTATTCTTTTGGACCTTTAGCCCTGTTGTTTATTGGATTCTCGACAGTCTTGCTCCTACTATTTGGAGGCCAGTCCCTGGCAAGCGGGCAATTGAGTCTTGGGAAATTATTGGCTTTACAGCTGTATTTGGTCTTTTTAATTGAGCCTATGTGGATGATGGCGGACTTGATCTTGGTCTACCAGACAGGGCAAATGTCCTATAAAAAATTAAAAGAAGTGATTGATGAAACGGATGATCTGGAGCCAGATGGTTCTCACTACCTAGAGCAGATTGATTTGGTGCAGTTTAAGGACTATTCTTTCAGCTATCCTGGTGCTGAGCGAAAGAGCCTGTCAGGCATTGATTGGACCATTCAGAAAGGACAGACGGTTGGAATTGTTGGTCGTACCGGTGCAGGAAAGACTACCCTGGTTCGACAATTCTTGCGGCAGTACCCAGTTGGTGAGGGAGAATTCTTGGTCAACCAGCAACCGATCGTGGACTACAACCGACACTCCATCGAAGAAAAAATTGGCTATGTTTCCCAAGAACATATTTTATTCTCCAAGTCTATCCGTGAGAATATAGCGCTTGGTAAAAAAGGAGCCAGCCAAGAAGACTTGGTGGAAGCAGTAGCCCAAGCTGCTTTTGCGGATGATCTCGAGCGGATGTCTCAGGGAATGGACACCCTGATCGGTGAGAAAGGGGTCTCTGTATCAGGAGGTCAAAAACAGCGGATCTCTTTGGCGCGTGCCTTCTTAAGAGATGCAGAGCTCTTGCTGTTAGATGATTCCCTTTCGGCAGTAGATGCTAAGACTGAACAGGCCATTATTGACACGATTCAAAAGGAACGAAAAGACAAGACGACCATCATTGTTTCTCATCGCTTGTCTGCTGTTCATCAGGCGGATTGGATCATCGTCTTGGATCAAGGGCAGATTGTAGAAGAAGGTAGGGCTAGTGATTTATTGGCTCAAGAAGGCTGGTATTATGAACAATACCAACGGCAACAAAAACAGGAAGGAGAATAA
- the tetB(46) gene encoding tetracycline efflux ABC transporter Tet(46) subunit B: MKVLKRLLSRITLYPTVFLAGFICLLLATIFSELSPFLLQKMIDGPLTALTHGGGQGDLLQMGGFYLLVLSLGQLISYMGNRILLHGSNQVTANLRDQAFQVMQGLPISYFDDKPAGKIATRIVNDTETLRTQFYNSCMILVIYLVRFLFILGILFYLSPMMGLLLCLVFPIFYGIQYLYKVMTDQPMKDFFDARSEVNTQVNELLHGASMIQLYHQEPGVVEEFEATTQKMLGANDRILLADSIASWTLTELLKFLVIAGILTIAGISFLEGNIGVTAGFLFININYVINLFDLMANLSRQFPNIRRSLETGSRVLAFLDQPLEADGASELKIEKAEVVFDDVQFAYEEGKPVLRDIAFQASPGETIALVGHTGSGKSSIMNLLYRFYDPQEGAILIDGQDIRQVSRESLRSHMGIVLQDPYLFTGTIASNVAMSQDHIDRDAVQDALKKVGAWPFVERLEKGIDHPVVEKGSAFSSGERQLISFARTLYMNPQILILDEATSHIDTETEEIIQKAMAVLQKGRTTFIIAHRLSTIQDADQILVLSEGRIVERGRHEELVAQGGIYAQMNAIQQTVV; the protein is encoded by the coding sequence ATGAAAGTTTTAAAACGATTATTATCGAGGATCACGCTTTATCCAACTGTCTTTCTTGCTGGCTTTATTTGCCTCTTACTAGCCACCATTTTTTCTGAATTGTCTCCCTTTCTTCTCCAAAAGATGATCGATGGGCCTTTGACCGCACTGACCCATGGTGGCGGGCAAGGTGACTTGCTTCAGATGGGAGGATTTTATCTCTTGGTCTTGAGCCTAGGGCAGCTGATAAGCTACATGGGCAATCGGATCTTGCTACATGGAAGTAATCAAGTAACCGCTAATCTGAGAGATCAAGCCTTTCAAGTCATGCAAGGGTTGCCTATTTCTTATTTTGATGATAAGCCGGCTGGGAAGATTGCGACAAGAATTGTCAATGATACGGAGACCTTGCGGACCCAGTTTTATAACTCTTGTATGATTTTAGTCATCTATTTGGTACGCTTTCTTTTTATCCTAGGTATTCTCTTTTACCTGAGTCCTATGATGGGCCTTCTCTTGTGTTTGGTCTTTCCGATTTTCTATGGGATCCAGTATCTCTACAAGGTCATGACGGATCAGCCTATGAAGGATTTCTTCGATGCGAGAAGTGAGGTCAATACCCAGGTCAATGAACTCTTGCATGGTGCCAGTATGATTCAACTCTATCATCAAGAGCCTGGTGTGGTGGAGGAGTTTGAAGCCACTACCCAGAAGATGTTAGGAGCCAATGATCGAATCCTCTTGGCTGATTCTATCGCTTCTTGGACCTTGACGGAATTGCTCAAGTTTTTAGTGATTGCGGGCATTTTGACCATCGCTGGTATTTCTTTCCTAGAGGGCAATATCGGTGTGACGGCTGGTTTCTTATTTATCAATATTAACTATGTCATTAATCTATTTGATCTCATGGCCAATCTTAGTCGTCAATTCCCAAATATTCGGCGATCCTTAGAAACGGGGAGTCGCGTCCTTGCTTTCTTAGATCAACCCTTAGAGGCCGATGGTGCATCAGAACTGAAGATAGAAAAGGCAGAAGTCGTGTTTGACGACGTTCAATTTGCTTATGAAGAAGGCAAGCCGGTTCTGAGAGATATTGCCTTTCAGGCTAGCCCTGGGGAAACCATCGCTTTGGTGGGCCATACTGGATCGGGTAAGTCTTCGATTATGAACCTGCTCTATCGTTTTTATGATCCTCAAGAAGGAGCGATTTTGATCGATGGTCAAGATATTCGCCAAGTCTCTCGTGAGAGCCTACGAAGCCATATGGGGATTGTCCTGCAGGATCCTTATCTATTTACAGGGACCATTGCTAGTAATGTGGCCATGAGTCAGGATCACATTGATCGGGATGCGGTCCAAGATGCCTTGAAAAAAGTCGGGGCTTGGCCCTTTGTAGAGCGCCTTGAAAAGGGAATCGACCATCCAGTCGTAGAAAAAGGATCCGCCTTTTCAAGTGGCGAACGCCAATTGATTTCCTTTGCGCGAACGCTCTATATGAATCCGCAAATTCTGATTTTGGATGAGGCAACTTCTCACATTGATACGGAAACAGAAGAAATCATCCAGAAGGCTATGGCAGTCCTGCAAAAAGGCCGGACCACCTTTATCATTGCCCATCGCTTGTCCACTATTCAAGATGCGGATCAGATCTTAGTCTTATCCGAAGGACGCATTGTGGAGCGTGGTAGACACGAGGAACTGGTTGCACAAGGCGGGATCTATGCCCAGATGAATGCCATTCAGCAAACAGTGGTGTAA
- the ybeY gene encoding rRNA maturation RNase YbeY, translating into MYIEMVDETGQVSDEILKQTQEILEFAAQKIGKEDKEMAVTFVTNERSHELNLEYRDTDRPTDVISLEYKPEMEISFDEEDLAENPELAEMMAEFDTYIGELFISIDKAREQAEEYGHSFEREMGFLAVHGFLHINGYDHYTPEEEKEMFGLQEEILTAYGLTRQ; encoded by the coding sequence ATGTATATTGAAATGGTAGATGAGACTGGTCAAGTCTCTGACGAAATCTTAAAACAAACGCAAGAAATTTTAGAATTTGCTGCTCAAAAAATTGGGAAAGAAGACAAGGAAATGGCTGTGACTTTTGTAACCAATGAACGCAGTCATGAACTAAATCTTGAATACCGTGATACGGATCGTCCGACGGATGTCATCAGTTTAGAATACAAGCCAGAGATGGAGATTTCTTTTGACGAGGAAGACCTTGCAGAAAATCCAGAATTGGCAGAGATGATGGCGGAATTCGATACCTATATTGGGGAGCTCTTTATTTCAATTGACAAGGCGCGTGAGCAAGCCGAAGAATATGGCCACAGCTTTGAACGCGAAATGGGATTTTTAGCAGTGCATGGTTTTCTTCACATCAATGGCTATGATCACTATACGCCGGAAGAAGAAAAGGAAATGTTTGGCTTACAGGAAGAGATTTTGACAGCCTATGGACTCACAAGACAATAA
- a CDS encoding diacylglycerol kinase family protein, protein MDSQDNKRKWKNRDFTSSLEFAITGIFTAIKEERNMRKHALSALVAILAGLVFRISATEWLFLLLSITLVIAFEIMNSAIENVVDLASNYHFSMLAKNAKDMAAGAVLVVSGFALLTGLVIFVPKFWALVFG, encoded by the coding sequence ATGGACTCACAAGACAATAAGCGAAAATGGAAAAATCGAGACTTCACTTCAAGCCTGGAGTTTGCGATAACAGGAATTTTCACGGCGATCAAAGAAGAGCGCAATATGCGCAAGCATGCCTTATCAGCCCTTGTAGCAATTCTTGCTGGTTTGGTATTTAGGATTTCTGCGACAGAATGGCTCTTTTTATTGCTCAGCATCACCTTGGTGATTGCGTTTGAAATTATGAATTCAGCCATTGAAAATGTGGTGGATTTAGCTAGTAACTACCATTTCTCCATGTTGGCAAAGAATGCCAAAGACATGGCAGCTGGAGCAGTCCTCGTCGTTTCAGGCTTTGCATTACTAACAGGACTGGTGATTTTTGTGCCCAAATTCTGGGCCTTGGTATTTGGATAA
- the era gene encoding GTPase Era — MTFKSGFVAILGRPNVGKSTFLNHVMGQKIAIMSDKAQTTRNKIMGIYTTDKEQIVFIDTPGIHKPKTALGDFMVESAYSTLREVDTVLFMVPADEARGKGDDMIIERLKAAKVPVILVVNKIDKVHPDQLLAQIDDFRSQMDFKEIVPISALQGNNVSRLIDILSENLEEGFQYFPADQITDHPERFLVSEMIREKVLHLTREEIPHSVAVVVDSMKRDEETDKVHIRATIMVERDSQKGIVIGKGGAMLKKIGTLARKDIELMLGDKVFLETWVKVKKNWRDKKLDLADFGYNEKEY; from the coding sequence ATGACATTTAAATCAGGTTTTGTAGCCATTTTAGGACGTCCCAATGTTGGGAAGTCAACGTTTTTGAACCACGTCATGGGGCAAAAAATTGCCATCATGAGTGACAAGGCGCAGACAACGCGCAATAAGATTATGGGGATTTATACGACGGATAAGGAACAGATCGTCTTTATCGATACCCCAGGGATTCACAAACCCAAGACAGCGCTTGGAGACTTCATGGTGGAGTCGGCCTATAGCACCCTTCGAGAAGTGGATACGGTACTCTTTATGGTGCCAGCAGATGAAGCGCGTGGCAAGGGTGATGATATGATCATTGAACGCCTCAAGGCTGCTAAGGTGCCGGTTATTCTTGTGGTCAATAAGATTGACAAGGTCCACCCTGACCAGCTCTTGGCGCAAATCGATGACTTCCGTAGTCAGATGGACTTCAAGGAAATTGTGCCAATTTCAGCCCTTCAAGGAAACAATGTTTCGCGTTTGATTGATATTTTGAGTGAAAACTTAGAAGAAGGTTTCCAATATTTCCCTGCTGACCAAATCACCGATCATCCAGAGCGCTTCTTGGTCTCTGAAATGATCCGTGAAAAGGTTTTGCATTTAACGCGGGAAGAAATTCCTCACTCTGTTGCTGTAGTCGTGGATTCTATGAAGCGGGATGAAGAGACAGATAAGGTCCATATCCGTGCAACCATCATGGTCGAGCGCGATAGCCAAAAAGGGATTGTCATCGGAAAAGGTGGCGCCATGCTTAAGAAGATCGGAACCCTTGCGCGTAAGGATATTGAGCTCATGCTAGGGGACAAGGTCTTCCTAGAAACATGGGTCAAGGTCAAGAAAAATTGGCGGGATAAGAAATTGGATCTTGCCGATTTCGGATACAACGAAAAAGAATATTAA
- the mutM gene encoding DNA-formamidopyrimidine glycosylase, translated as MPELPEVETVRRGLEKLILGKTIQSVEVKYPKMIQTDLDAFRQDLPGQEIRAMGRRGKYLLFYLTDLVLISHLRMEGKYFFYPDEVPLRKHAHVFFHFTDGSTLVYEDVRKFGTMEVLIPELVESYFLAKKIGPEPTEADFKEPAFQAALKKSKKPIKSALLDQKLVAGLGNIYVDEVLYRAKVHPARLGQSLTAREAKVIRKETIAVLAQAVEKGGSTIRSYSNAFGEDGTMQEEHQVYGKTGQPCLRCGTPIEKIQLGGRGTYFCPHCQKEN; from the coding sequence ATGCCTGAATTACCAGAAGTAGAGACCGTTCGACGAGGTCTTGAGAAATTAATTCTTGGGAAAACCATCCAGTCAGTGGAAGTAAAGTATCCAAAGATGATTCAGACGGATCTGGATGCTTTTCGACAAGATCTCCCAGGCCAAGAAATTCGGGCCATGGGGCGCCGTGGGAAATACCTTTTATTTTATCTGACGGATCTGGTCCTCATCTCGCATTTGCGGATGGAAGGCAAGTATTTCTTTTATCCAGACGAGGTTCCTCTTCGCAAGCATGCCCATGTCTTCTTTCATTTTACAGATGGTAGCACTCTGGTCTATGAAGATGTCCGCAAGTTTGGGACCATGGAAGTCCTCATACCTGAGCTTGTCGAGAGCTATTTTTTGGCGAAAAAGATTGGTCCAGAGCCAACGGAAGCGGATTTTAAAGAACCAGCCTTCCAAGCAGCTCTTAAAAAATCAAAGAAACCCATTAAATCAGCTCTTTTAGACCAAAAATTAGTGGCTGGTCTGGGCAATATATATGTGGATGAGGTCCTTTATCGAGCCAAGGTTCATCCAGCCCGTTTGGGTCAAAGCTTGACTGCTAGAGAAGCCAAAGTAATCCGCAAAGAAACGATTGCTGTGCTTGCTCAAGCTGTTGAAAAGGGTGGCTCCACCATTCGCTCCTACAGCAATGCTTTTGGCGAGGATGGCACCATGCAGGAAGAACACCAGGTCTATGGAAAAACAGGCCAGCCTTGTTTGCGCTGCGGGACACCGATTGAGAAAATCCAGCTGGGGGGACGCGGAACCTATTTTTGCCCCCACTGCCAAAAGGAGAACTAG
- the coaE gene encoding dephospho-CoA kinase (Dephospho-CoA kinase (CoaE) performs the final step in coenzyme A biosynthesis.): MARIIGLTGGIASGKSTVTSYLREKGYPVIDADRVVHDLQAPGGALYRVLVDHFGREILTKEGELDRVALGQRIFSNPSERNWSNRVQGRLIREALAEVRDRQAAQSDLIFMDIPLLIEQGYEDWFESVWLVAVSKETQLKRLMERNHLSELQAQERIASQMPLDEKRAHADLVLDNNGDLTALYAQLDAALKQLERR; encoded by the coding sequence ATGGCAAGAATCATCGGATTAACAGGAGGGATTGCTTCAGGAAAGTCGACTGTCACCTCCTATTTGAGAGAAAAAGGGTATCCTGTCATTGATGCTGATCGAGTGGTCCATGACTTGCAAGCACCAGGAGGAGCTCTCTACCGTGTCTTAGTAGATCATTTTGGGAGAGAGATCCTTACCAAAGAAGGAGAGCTGGACCGCGTCGCTTTGGGTCAGCGGATCTTTTCAAATCCTAGTGAAAGAAACTGGTCCAATCGCGTCCAAGGAAGGCTTATTCGTGAGGCTCTAGCTGAGGTAAGAGACAGACAAGCTGCACAATCCGATCTCATTTTTATGGATATTCCTCTCTTAATCGAGCAAGGCTATGAAGATTGGTTTGAATCTGTCTGGTTGGTAGCTGTATCAAAAGAAACCCAGCTCAAGCGTCTGATGGAACGCAACCACTTATCAGAACTGCAGGCCCAAGAACGCATCGCGTCTCAAATGCCGCTAGATGAAAAAAGAGCCCATGCAGATCTGGTCTTAGACAATAATGGCGATCTAACGGCCCTCTATGCTCAATTAGATGCAGCCCTAAAACAATTAGAAAGAAGATGA
- a CDS encoding multidrug efflux MFS transporter, with protein MNWRKNLYIAWIGCFFIGASLSLVVPFMALFVEELGVTGKAVPLYAGIAVASSSVTSAIMSPIWGSLADRYGRKPMMLRASIAMTLTMGGIAFVPSVFWLLVLRLLNGVFSGFVPNSTALIASQVPKDQSGYALGTLSTGVVAGTLMGPLIGGLIAENLGMRNVFLLVGFFLFLVSLLTFWGIEEDYEPLPKEEQKSSWQLLKSIQQKDILLGLFLTSMTIQMIAQSISPILPLYVRALGQRDNLIFVSGMIVSAMGVSSMLFSGWMGKLGDRIGNHRLLLIALLYSGCLYILCAQAQSPLQLGILRFLFGIGTGALLPGVSALLNRLTPPEGISRIFSYNQLFYYLGGVLGPMMGSSIFMHFGYHWVFYGTALLAFTDLMFLLFLFRKYLKVRDVRAN; from the coding sequence ATCAATTGGCGTAAAAATCTATATATTGCCTGGATCGGGTGCTTTTTCATCGGAGCCAGCCTTTCTTTAGTCGTCCCTTTTATGGCCCTCTTTGTGGAAGAGTTGGGTGTTACGGGTAAGGCTGTTCCCCTTTATGCTGGGATTGCCGTCGCGAGTTCTTCTGTGACTTCTGCGATCATGTCCCCCATCTGGGGGAGCCTGGCCGACCGCTATGGTCGAAAACCTATGATGCTTAGAGCTTCCATTGCCATGACGCTGACCATGGGAGGTATTGCCTTTGTCCCGTCCGTCTTTTGGCTCTTGGTCCTGCGCTTGCTCAATGGGGTTTTTTCAGGTTTTGTCCCCAATAGTACAGCCCTGATTGCTAGTCAAGTTCCCAAGGACCAATCTGGCTATGCCCTAGGGACCTTGTCGACCGGTGTCGTGGCTGGAACCTTGATGGGCCCTTTGATTGGGGGACTCATTGCTGAAAATCTAGGCATGCGCAATGTCTTTCTCTTGGTCGGCTTCTTCTTATTTTTGGTTTCCCTCTTAACCTTCTGGGGCATTGAGGAAGACTATGAGCCCCTTCCAAAAGAAGAACAAAAATCCAGTTGGCAGTTGCTCAAGTCCATTCAGCAGAAGGATATTCTCTTGGGCCTCTTTTTGACCAGCATGACCATTCAAATGATCGCCCAATCTATTTCTCCGATCCTGCCTCTTTATGTGCGAGCTTTGGGACAAAGAGATAACCTGATCTTTGTATCGGGGATGATTGTTTCGGCTATGGGAGTCTCTAGTATGCTCTTTTCAGGTTGGATGGGAAAACTCGGAGACCGAATCGGAAATCACCGGCTCTTGTTAATCGCCCTTCTTTATAGTGGCTGTCTCTATATCCTTTGTGCCCAAGCGCAATCACCCCTTCAATTAGGGATTTTACGCTTCCTCTTTGGGATCGGGACAGGAGCCCTACTACCTGGAGTTTCTGCATTATTGAATCGATTAACCCCTCCTGAAGGGATCTCTCGGATCTTTAGCTACAACCAGCTCTTTTATTACTTAGGTGGCGTGTTAGGGCCAATGATGGGATCGAGTATTTTCATGCATTTTGGCTATCATTGGGTATTTTACGGTACAGCCCTTTTGGCCTTTACCGATTTGATGTTCCTCTTATTCTTATTTAGAAAGTATTTGAAAGTGAGAGACGTACGTGCGAATTAA
- the rpmG gene encoding 50S ribosomal protein L33: MRIKVQLTCTSCGSQNYLTSKNTKTHPEKIEVLKYCPKERKVTLHIESK, encoded by the coding sequence GTGCGAATTAAAGTTCAATTGACCTGCACCAGTTGTGGGAGTCAGAATTATTTGACCAGTAAAAATACCAAAACCCATCCCGAAAAGATCGAGGTCTTGAAGTATTGTCCCAAGGAAAGAAAAGTAACCTTACATATTGAATCAAAATGA
- the secG gene encoding preprotein translocase subunit SecG, which translates to MSGALTTILLVLSVLIIIAIFMQPTKNQSSNVFDASSNDLFERSKARGFEAVMQRLTAIMIFFWLLIAMILMVLSSR; encoded by the coding sequence ATGAGCGGAGCATTAACAACTATTTTACTAGTATTATCAGTATTGATTATTATCGCAATTTTTATGCAACCAACAAAAAACCAATCGAGCAACGTCTTTGACGCAAGCTCAAATGACTTGTTTGAACGTTCAAAAGCGCGCGGGTTTGAAGCCGTGATGCAGCGTTTAACAGCTATTATGATCTTCTTTTGGTTATTGATCGCGATGATCTTAATGGTACTTTCTAGTAGATAA